One region of Brassica napus cultivar Da-Ae chromosome A10, Da-Ae, whole genome shotgun sequence genomic DNA includes:
- the LOC106371314 gene encoding type IV inositol polyphosphate 5-phosphatase 11 isoform X1, whose translation MCLISLFKPSQFIYRGWMNEDDFVKFPGSYQFSLNLLISSPLSTKYLSNRTIYGETGHAETMGNTNSLCGRKGFYNKETLISSVGNNSSHDGIRTIEAVKSCSFSRKSDLCIRIITWNMNGKVSYDDLVQLVGKDRKFDLLVVGVQEAPKTNVAQLLQTASSPTHVLLGKAKLQSIQLLLFGPKNSQPLVKDLKAESQSVGGCGGLIGRKKGAVAIRINYGDIKIVFISCHLSAHANKVDQRNEELRRISNSLISKDKRTHDLIVWLGDLNYRIQDVSNRPARSLIQNHLQSVLVRKDQLLQEADRGEIFKGYYEGTLGFKPTYKYNVGSSNYDTSHKVRVPAWTDRILYKIQDTKNIQTTLYSYDSLDQVNGSDHKPVKADLCLKWINS comes from the exons ATGTGTCTGATTTCATTGTTCAAACCCAGTCAATTTATATATAGAGGATGGATGAATGAAGATGACTTTGTGAAATTTCCAGGCTCTTACCAATTCTCTTTAAATTTGCTCATTTCTTCCCCTCTCTCTACAAAATACCTTTCGAATCGTACCATTTACGGAGAAACAGGGCATGCAGAGACAATGGGCAATACAAATTCGTTGTGTGGGCGTAAAGG ATTTTACAACAAGGAAACTTTGATAAGTTCTGTTGGCAACAACTCATCCCACGATGGTATTAGAACAATTGAAGCTGTTAAGAGTTGTAGCTTTTCTAGAAAATCAGATCTTTGTATCCGTATCATCACATGGAACATGAATGGAAAG GTTTCGTATGACGATTTGGTTCAGCTTGTTGGCAAAGACAGAAAATTTGATTTGCTTGTCGTTGGAGTGCAAGAGGCTCCCAAAACCAATGTAGCTCAACTTTTGCAGACAGCTTCATCTCCAACTCATGT GCTTCTTGGGAAGGCGAAACTGCAATCGATCCAGCTATTATTGTTTGGACCAAAGAATTCACAACCACTAGTAAAAG ATTTAAAAGCGGAAAGTCAATCGGTTGGAGGATGTGGCGGTTTAATTGGAAGAAAGAAAGGAGCCGTGGCTATTCGTATTAACTACGGTGACATCAAAATAGTTTTCATCTCTTGTCATCTCTCTG CTCACGCAAATAAAGTAGATCAGAGAAATGAAGAGTTGAGACGCATATCAAATTCACTAATATCAAAAGACAAAAGGACACATGACCTCATTGTTTGGCTTGGAGATCTTAATTACAGGATCCAAGATGTCTCTAACCGTCCTGCTCGATCCCTTATCCAAAACCATCTTCAATCT GTTCTTGTGCGTAAAGATCAGCTCCTGCAAGAAGCTGATAGAGGTGAAATATtcaaggggtattatgaaggaACTCTAGGGTTTAAACCGACTTACAAATACAATGTGGGAAGCAGTAACTACGATACAAGCCACAAGGTCAGGGTTCCAGCTTGGACAGACAGGATCTTGTACAAGATTCAAGATaccaaaaatattcaaacaactctttactcttatgatTCCTTAGACCAAGTGAATGGTTCCGATCATAAGCCTGTGAAAGCGGATCTTTGCTTGAAGTGGATCAACagttaa
- the LOC106371314 gene encoding type IV inositol polyphosphate 5-phosphatase 11 isoform X2, with amino-acid sequence MNEDDFVKFPGSYQFSLNLLISSPLSTKYLSNRTIYGETGHAETMGNTNSLCGRKGFYNKETLISSVGNNSSHDGIRTIEAVKSCSFSRKSDLCIRIITWNMNGKVSYDDLVQLVGKDRKFDLLVVGVQEAPKTNVAQLLQTASSPTHVLLGKAKLQSIQLLLFGPKNSQPLVKDLKAESQSVGGCGGLIGRKKGAVAIRINYGDIKIVFISCHLSAHANKVDQRNEELRRISNSLISKDKRTHDLIVWLGDLNYRIQDVSNRPARSLIQNHLQSVLVRKDQLLQEADRGEAILTYSHRICRKHHQDRCYHHEV; translated from the exons ATGAATGAAGATGACTTTGTGAAATTTCCAGGCTCTTACCAATTCTCTTTAAATTTGCTCATTTCTTCCCCTCTCTCTACAAAATACCTTTCGAATCGTACCATTTACGGAGAAACAGGGCATGCAGAGACAATGGGCAATACAAATTCGTTGTGTGGGCGTAAAGG ATTTTACAACAAGGAAACTTTGATAAGTTCTGTTGGCAACAACTCATCCCACGATGGTATTAGAACAATTGAAGCTGTTAAGAGTTGTAGCTTTTCTAGAAAATCAGATCTTTGTATCCGTATCATCACATGGAACATGAATGGAAAG GTTTCGTATGACGATTTGGTTCAGCTTGTTGGCAAAGACAGAAAATTTGATTTGCTTGTCGTTGGAGTGCAAGAGGCTCCCAAAACCAATGTAGCTCAACTTTTGCAGACAGCTTCATCTCCAACTCATGT GCTTCTTGGGAAGGCGAAACTGCAATCGATCCAGCTATTATTGTTTGGACCAAAGAATTCACAACCACTAGTAAAAG ATTTAAAAGCGGAAAGTCAATCGGTTGGAGGATGTGGCGGTTTAATTGGAAGAAAGAAAGGAGCCGTGGCTATTCGTATTAACTACGGTGACATCAAAATAGTTTTCATCTCTTGTCATCTCTCTG CTCACGCAAATAAAGTAGATCAGAGAAATGAAGAGTTGAGACGCATATCAAATTCACTAATATCAAAAGACAAAAGGACACATGACCTCATTGTTTGGCTTGGAGATCTTAATTACAGGATCCAAGATGTCTCTAACCGTCCTGCTCGATCCCTTATCCAAAACCATCTTCAATCT GTTCTTGTGCGTAAAGATCAGCTCCTGCAAGAAGCTGATAGAGGTGA AGCCATTCTAACCTATTCACACCGCATTTGTAGAAAACATCATCAAGACCGCTGTTACCACCATGAAGTTTAA